One window of Oculatellaceae cyanobacterium genomic DNA carries:
- a CDS encoding N-acetylmuramoyl-L-alanine amidase translates to MRNILGLAVLGSVITFPALAQQSLYVSYPPTTYKTTSDRIFVMGTAPSKGQVLVNGTAIPRSPAGHFAPSFPLKLGENQFKVRYQSKEINLKVTRTATQVAIPKGVEFAEGSLEPSVDISRMPGELFCFGAIAPNQANVSVTIGGQSIPLFVQEQVVNLPANSAALVSAQQNQPSVVSGAGHYLGCAAAAAAADLGNPQFQLEKNGQQVSQQGPGKVQIISPAKLEIAEVIVDGGIARSGASTDFARLTPLPKGTRASITGREGEWVRLDYGGWINSKEVKIVPGSVPPKSLIRSISSRKVAGATEVVFPLQVPVPMTVQQGDRKLVLTLYNTTSQTDIIRLDDDPIISRLDWQQVSPGVVQYTFNLKSLQQWGYKLAYRGTSLVLSLRHPAKIAKQASKPLSGIKIVLDPGHGGKESGAAGPTGYLEKDANLYVSKLVGYQLMARGATVYMTRETDKEVSLPERVAIIDKVQPAIAVSIHYNSLPDQGDALKTQGFGAFWYHPQAHSLAMFVHNYIVQNARRPSYGVFWDNLALARPATAPSVLLELGFMSNPQEFEWVANPQQQQKMAKAIADGITQWFVATK, encoded by the coding sequence ATGAGAAATATCCTGGGATTGGCTGTTTTAGGGTCTGTAATTACGTTTCCAGCTTTGGCACAACAGTCTCTTTACGTTTCCTATCCACCAACAACTTACAAAACGACATCTGACCGGATTTTTGTGATGGGGACAGCGCCCTCTAAAGGACAGGTGTTAGTAAATGGGACGGCGATCCCACGAAGTCCAGCAGGGCATTTTGCTCCTAGTTTTCCCTTGAAGCTGGGGGAAAATCAGTTTAAAGTGCGTTACCAAAGTAAAGAAATCAACCTCAAAGTGACACGCACTGCTACCCAAGTAGCAATACCCAAGGGAGTGGAGTTTGCGGAAGGTTCTCTGGAACCATCGGTGGATATTTCTAGGATGCCAGGGGAATTATTTTGCTTTGGCGCGATCGCACCAAATCAAGCAAATGTTTCTGTAACTATTGGTGGTCAAAGTATACCTTTATTTGTTCAAGAGCAGGTGGTAAATTTGCCTGCCAATTCTGCTGCTTTGGTTTCAGCGCAGCAAAATCAACCATCTGTGGTGTCTGGTGCTGGCCATTATTTGGGTTGCGCCGCCGCCGCCGCCGCCGCCGATTTGGGGAACCCCCAGTTCCAACTAGAAAAAAATGGTCAACAGGTTAGCCAGCAGGGGCCAGGAAAGGTACAAATTATTTCTCCTGCCAAGCTGGAGATTGCAGAAGTAATTGTCGATGGTGGTATTGCTCGTAGTGGGGCAAGTACAGATTTTGCTCGGTTGACACCACTACCTAAAGGTACGAGAGCATCAATTACTGGACGTGAAGGGGAATGGGTACGCCTAGACTATGGTGGTTGGATTAACAGTAAGGAAGTTAAGATTGTTCCTGGTTCAGTACCACCGAAGTCATTAATTCGCAGTATTAGTTCTCGTAAGGTTGCGGGTGCTACAGAAGTAGTGTTTCCCCTGCAAGTACCAGTACCAATGACTGTACAACAGGGCGATCGCAAATTAGTTCTTACCCTTTACAACACTACTTCCCAAACAGATATTATTCGCCTAGACGATGACCCAATAATTTCTCGCCTAGATTGGCAGCAAGTATCACCAGGGGTTGTGCAGTATACCTTTAACCTCAAATCTCTACAACAATGGGGCTATAAGCTGGCATATCGTGGCACAAGTTTGGTGCTATCTCTACGTCATCCGGCTAAGATTGCCAAACAAGCCTCAAAGCCTTTATCTGGAATCAAAATAGTACTTGATCCTGGGCATGGTGGTAAAGAATCTGGCGCAGCAGGGCCAACGGGTTATTTAGAAAAAGATGCCAATTTGTATGTGTCAAAACTGGTGGGATATCAATTAATGGCGCGTGGTGCGACAGTATATATGACACGGGAGACAGATAAGGAAGTGTCGTTACCAGAACGGGTAGCGATTATTGACAAAGTGCAACCTGCGATCGCTGTCTCTATTCACTACAATTCTTTACCGGATCAAGGCGATGCTTTAAAGACTCAAGGTTTTGGGGCTTTTTGGTATCATCCGCAAGCTCATAGTTTGGCAATGTTTGTACATAACTATATAGTGCAGAATGCCCGTCGTCCGTCTTATGGTGTATTTTGGGATAACCTGGCTTTAGCTCGTCCAGCAACAGCACCTTCAGTATTATTGGAATTAGGTTTTATGAGTAACCCACAGGAATTTGAATGGGTTGCAAATCCTCAGCAGCAACAGAAAATGGCAAAAGCGATCGCTGATGGTATTACTCAATGGTTTGTTGCGACTAAATAA
- a CDS encoding S-methyl-5'-thioadenosine phosphorylase, with the protein MTQAEIGIIGGSGLYQMDALKDVEEVQVDTPFGSPSDALIVGTLQGTRVAFLARHGRNHHLMPSELPFRANIYAMKQLGVKYLISASAVGSLKEEAKPLDMVVPNQFIDRTKNRISTFFGEGIVAHIAFGDPVCGQLALVLADAIANLNLPNVNLHRGGTYICMEGPAFSTKAESNLYRSWGATIIGMTNLPEAKLAREAEIAYATLALVTDYDCWHPDHDSVTVDMIIGNLQRNAVNAQKVIQETVRRLKENPFTSDAHSALKYAILTPLDKVPAATKEKLNLLLQKYL; encoded by the coding sequence ATGACTCAGGCTGAGATTGGGATCATCGGTGGTAGCGGTCTTTATCAGATGGATGCTTTAAAAGATGTGGAAGAGGTGCAAGTTGACACGCCTTTTGGATCGCCTTCTGATGCCTTAATAGTAGGAACACTGCAAGGTACACGAGTTGCTTTCTTAGCGCGTCATGGTCGCAACCATCATCTGATGCCTTCAGAATTGCCTTTTAGAGCTAATATTTATGCGATGAAGCAGCTAGGAGTTAAGTATTTAATTTCTGCTTCTGCTGTCGGTTCTTTGAAAGAAGAAGCTAAACCATTAGATATGGTAGTACCGAATCAATTTATTGATCGGACAAAAAACCGCATTTCTACTTTTTTTGGTGAAGGAATTGTTGCTCACATTGCTTTTGGCGATCCAGTTTGTGGTCAGTTAGCACTCGTTTTGGCGGATGCGATCGCAAACCTCAACCTACCCAATGTTAACCTACATCGTGGAGGTACTTATATTTGTATGGAAGGCCCTGCATTTTCTACAAAAGCAGAATCAAATCTTTACCGTAGTTGGGGCGCAACCATAATTGGAATGACAAATTTACCAGAAGCAAAATTAGCTAGAGAAGCAGAAATTGCTTATGCTACATTAGCTTTAGTTACTGACTACGATTGCTGGCATCCCGATCATGACAGCGTAACTGTAGATATGATTATTGGCAATTTACAACGTAATGCAGTAAATGCCCAAAAAGTAATTCAAGAAACAGTACGCCGTCTCAAGGAAAATCCTTTTACTTCAGATGCTCATTCAGCATTAAAATATGCAATTCTCACCCCTCTAGATAAAGTCCCGGCTGCAACAAAAGAGAAGTTAAATTTGTTGTTGCAAAAATATTTATAG
- a CDS encoding PCP reductase family protein yields MADANKLAWTPEAEASLKEIPFFVRPAARKKIEKYAQEAGQEIITLEIYEELKQKFGQKN; encoded by the coding sequence ATGGCTGATGCCAATAAATTAGCTTGGACACCTGAAGCAGAAGCTTCTTTAAAGGAAATTCCTTTCTTTGTCCGTCCCGCAGCTAGGAAAAAAATTGAGAAGTACGCACAAGAAGCGGGGCAAGAAATTATCACTCTAGAGATTTATGAAGAACTTAAACAAAAATTCGGGCAAAAAAATTAA
- the cynS gene encoding cyanase: MEIPAITQKLLATKKAKNVSFADLEKVIGRDEVWIAAVFYRQASASEEEAKKLVSALGLNEEIATELTESSVKGLGPIVPTDPLIYRFYEIMQVYGMPLKAIIHEKFGDGIMSAIDFTLDVEKEEDPKGDRVKLIMSGKFLPYKKW, from the coding sequence ATGGAAATTCCAGCAATTACCCAAAAACTTTTAGCAACGAAAAAAGCAAAAAATGTCAGCTTTGCTGATTTAGAGAAAGTTATTGGACGTGATGAAGTTTGGATTGCAGCCGTATTTTATCGTCAAGCTAGCGCGTCAGAAGAAGAAGCAAAAAAATTAGTATCTGCATTAGGGCTAAATGAGGAGATTGCCACAGAATTAACTGAATCTTCAGTTAAAGGTTTAGGCCCTATTGTACCAACTGATCCGTTAATTTATCGTTTTTATGAAATCATGCAAGTTTATGGAATGCCTTTAAAGGCAATTATCCATGAAAAGTTTGGTGATGGTATTATGAGCGCAATTGATTTTACTTTGGATGTGGAAAAAGAGGAAGATCCAAAGGGCGACCGCGTTAAACTAATTATGTCAGGAAAATTCCTACCATATAAAAAATGGTAA
- a CDS encoding NAD(P)H-quinone oxidoreductase subunit H — MAQIETRTEPMVLNMGPHHPSMHGVLRLIVTLDGEDVVDCEPVIGYLHRGMEKIAENRTNIMYVPYVSRWDYAEGMFNEAITVNAPEKLADIPVPKRASYIRVIMLELNRIANHLLWLGPFLADVGAQTPFFYIFRERELIYDLWEAATGYRMVNNNYFRIGGVAVDLPYGWVDKCVDFCDYFDPKVDEYERLITNNPIFRRRVEGVGTIGREEAINWGLSGPTLRASGVKWDLRKVDHYECYDDFDWDVQWETGGDCFARYLVRIREMRESVKILRQALKALPGGPYENLEAKRMMEGAKSEWNGFDYQYIGKKIAPTFKIPKGEHYVRVESGKGELGIYIVGDDNVFPWRWKIRTADFVNLQILPHILKGFKVADIVTILGSIDIIMGSVDR; from the coding sequence ATGGCACAAATTGAAACCAGAACAGAGCCGATGGTGCTGAACATGGGGCCGCACCATCCTTCTATGCACGGGGTATTAAGACTAATTGTCACCCTTGATGGCGAAGATGTGGTGGACTGTGAACCAGTAATCGGCTACCTGCACCGAGGCATGGAAAAAATTGCCGAGAACCGCACCAATATTATGTACGTTCCTTACGTTAGTCGCTGGGACTATGCAGAAGGAATGTTCAACGAAGCAATTACAGTCAACGCACCAGAAAAACTAGCTGATATTCCAGTTCCCAAACGCGCCAGCTACATTCGTGTAATCATGCTGGAGTTGAACCGCATCGCTAACCATTTATTATGGCTTGGCCCATTTTTAGCTGACGTTGGCGCACAAACTCCCTTCTTCTACATTTTCCGCGAACGGGAACTAATTTACGATTTGTGGGAAGCAGCCACAGGTTATCGAATGGTAAATAACAACTACTTCCGTATCGGTGGTGTAGCAGTTGATTTACCTTATGGCTGGGTAGATAAGTGTGTAGACTTCTGTGACTACTTCGACCCTAAAGTTGATGAGTATGAACGCTTAATCACCAACAACCCAATTTTCCGCCGTCGCGTAGAAGGCGTTGGTACTATCGGGCGTGAAGAAGCGATTAACTGGGGTCTTTCTGGCCCAACATTACGCGCTTCTGGGGTGAAGTGGGATTTACGCAAAGTTGACCACTACGAATGCTACGACGATTTTGACTGGGACGTACAGTGGGAAACTGGCGGCGATTGCTTCGCCCGTTACCTAGTGCGGATTCGTGAAATGCGCGAATCTGTAAAAATTCTGCGTCAAGCCTTAAAAGCACTTCCAGGCGGCCCCTATGAAAACTTAGAAGCCAAGCGGATGATGGAAGGCGCAAAATCTGAGTGGAATGGCTTTGACTACCAATACATAGGTAAGAAAATTGCTCCTACCTTTAAAATTCCCAAAGGTGAACACTACGTCCGTGTAGAAAGTGGCAAAGGCGAGTTAGGAATTTATATAGTTGGGGATGATAACGTCTTCCCTTGGCGCTGGAAGATTCGTACTGCTGATTTCGTTAATCTGCAAATTTTGCCTCATATTCTCAAAGGTTTCAAGGTTGCGGATATTGTGACAATTTTGGGCAGTATCGACATCATTATGGGGTCAGTAGACCGTTAG